From the genome of Methanobacteriales archaeon HGW-Methanobacteriales-1:
ACCCCCGAAGGAGTTCGTTCGACTTGCATGGCTTAATCGAACCCCAATAGCAGTAGCCTCCGCCAGGATCAAACGGATTTGCTATATATAATAAATATTGGGAAGTATAGAATTGTACATGTTAAAAAGGAGTTATTTAGTAAACATACCAAATATCACCACATTCTACCATAAATGACCAACATCAAACACAAACACTATTTGCTAAGCAAAGGTTTGTGCTCTCATTTAAATAATTGTAAATTACTGCCAAATGCTCAAACACAGCCGTTCACAGAACGATAAAATCGCACTCCGGCCGATGCCTTATACATCGTGGCACATACTATACACGACACTCAAAGAAACACAAAATTATTAGAAAATATTGCAAAATAATTATCTGATATTCCTAAAAATTTTCAGCTTGATTGGGCGAAAATTAATTAGATAAAAAATATATTAATTGTAATTAATAATATACAACTGAACATATTGATAAATCTTTTGATTAAAAATATATTGTCAAATCATGAAAAAAGAATAATTAGCCTATTAACAAAATAAATTACAATAAAAATAAAATAGAATTATAATATTCATTTCAATTAAATTAATTAAAAAATAGTAAAAAATCTATTAATAAAACTTAATCATTTATAACTTCCAAATCCATTAAAATACGAACCATGGCGGGCTCCTGATTAATATCTACCGAAAGAGAAGGACCTTCATCCATGTAAAGTGAACGAATAATAAATTCATTGGATATTTCATCCATTCCAAAACCCGGTGTGGATTCAATGCTAAAAATTTCACCCTCAGCATCCTTAAAATAATCTCGCACCATGCTTGAATCTTTTCCCATGACTCTTATCATAATCATAAGGTGTTTTTCGCTGGAGTAATGTAAATCCCTTACAAATTCTTCAGGAATAATTAACTCATTTAAATCATTAGTAGAATTATTTTTTTTATCGAATGTTAATGTTTCCATTGCTTTTGACATTTACACAGCCCCGTAAGTTAAATATCTCTAAAAATCACCAATTATCTATTAATCAATAATTTTACTCCCAGTTAATTAATTATATAATATTCAATTGATTTATTAATTTCTATAATTTAATTAAAATTCTAACTTCTAAACAATATAAACCTCAAAAAACTAATTATGCCATATATAATTTTCCAAATTATTATTCATGAATAAAATGATAATATTATTATTATTATTATTATTAAAATTTTATTATAGTTTATTAATACTAAATTTTTATTAATAAGATATCTAAAATAATTCATAGATAATATGTCTAATACAAAGCTTTTAAATCATGAAAAAATAAAAAAAAGAGCATCGGAATTGGAAAACTGGACTGTATCTGAAAATCATCATCTTTCTGGAGTTTTCCTATTTAATGATCTGGCCAGTTCCATGCATTTTGCAGTTAAAGTAGGTAAAATTGCAGAAGAAATGCATCACGACCCAGACATGAGTATTGGTGCTGGAAAAGTAGAATTAATCATATTTACTAAGGATGTTGGTGGATTAACTGATTTAGACTTTGATTTTGCAAAGAAAGTGGAAGACATAATTGGGTTGAATTCTAAATCATGAGTAATTAATGAGTTTGGTGCATAAAATGGATTTAGATCAAAAAATTTACGTGGCAGGCCATACAGGCATGGTTGGATCAGCTATTGTTCGTATGCTTGAAAAAAAAGGATACAATAATATTATAAAAAGAACTTCAGCCCAGCTAGATTTAAGAGAGCAAAGTAAAGTTAATGAATTCTTCAGAGAAGAAAAACCAGAAACAGTTATATTGGCCGCTGCCAAAGTAGGGGGCATTGAAGCCAATATGAATGATTTAACTGGTTTTTTATTAGAAAATATTCAAATACAAACCAATGTATTAACCTCAGCATACAATAATAATGTCCAAAACCTCATGTTATTAGGAAGTTCTTGTATTTATCCTAGAGAATCAGCTCAACCAATAAAGGAGGATTACCTCTTAACCGGCCCATTAGAACCAACCAATGAGGGATATGCTCTGGCCAAAATAACTGGGCTTAAAGCATGTGAATATTATAATAAAGAACATGGGATGAACTACATCAGTGTTATACCCACAAATCTCTATGGAATAAATGATAATTTTGATCCAAAAACATCACATGTAATATCTTCCATTATGAGACGTATGCATATTGCAAAAGAAAATAAAGATCCATACGTCGAAATTTGGGGAACTGGAAAACCTTACAGAGAATTTATGTATGTAGATGATATGGCAGAAGCAACTATTTTTATATTAGAGAATTACAAAGGGAGCAGCAGTATCAATATAGGTACTGGAAAAGATATTACCATAAAAGAGCTAGCCAAAACAATTCAAGAAACCATAGGGTATAAAGGAAAACTAATATTTAACACATCCAAACCAGATGGAATGTTTCGTAAACGTCTTGATGTGACAAAACTTAAAGATATGGGATGGGAATCAAAAATATCCTTAAAAGACGGGCTTCAAATGACATACAAATGGTATTTAGAAAATAATGATGAAATTGAATAATGATTTTCCAATTTGGATTTGAAATTTAATATTAAATACAAACTCAAATTTATTTTATTTTAATATTAAACTAATATGTTATTTTTTAAGATTTTGAAATTTCTAAAATACATGAATAAAATATGTTTTTTAAAAATAAGCTAATATCAAAACATTAAAA
Proteins encoded in this window:
- a CDS encoding GDP-fucose synthetase; translated protein: MDLDQKIYVAGHTGMVGSAIVRMLEKKGYNNIIKRTSAQLDLREQSKVNEFFREEKPETVILAAAKVGGIEANMNDLTGFLLENIQIQTNVLTSAYNNNVQNLMLLGSSCIYPRESAQPIKEDYLLTGPLEPTNEGYALAKITGLKACEYYNKEHGMNYISVIPTNLYGINDNFDPKTSHVISSIMRRMHIAKENKDPYVEIWGTGKPYREFMYVDDMAEATIFILENYKGSSSINIGTGKDITIKELAKTIQETIGYKGKLIFNTSKPDGMFRKRLDVTKLKDMGWESKISLKDGLQMTYKWYLENNDEIE